In Methanobacterium sp., a single window of DNA contains:
- a CDS encoding C39 family peptidase yields the protein MQSTDYSCGPAALATVLQNIGINSIEGDLKVLAGTDTSGTTMHELSEAAKAKGLSAAGMRLSVDDLKPNNIVHIMLDGEGHYSVVREVTDTSVYLADPSLGNIEMTREKFAEIFTGNALVITDPNVQAQETSNSTQATGTSEQVSNGTDTNLNNRNTNSVSEPVDSSATLTKDEMQNIKGMWIGPAGGILGFIVNVAWRRVTKGKYGATDVLLWMSELICGKDFDNDGWIGVPPEARRAGVNGSGYRAKSRRR from the coding sequence TACAGTTGCGGGCCAGCTGCACTTGCAACAGTGCTGCAGAACATAGGTATAAACAGTATAGAAGGGGATCTTAAGGTCCTCGCTGGCACAGACACATCAGGGACAACAATGCACGAATTATCAGAGGCAGCGAAAGCAAAAGGTTTAAGTGCAGCTGGTATGAGATTATCAGTTGATGATCTTAAACCCAACAACATTGTGCATATAATGCTGGATGGCGAAGGCCATTACAGTGTGGTAAGGGAAGTAACAGATACAAGCGTTTACCTTGCTGACCCATCACTTGGAAACATCGAAATGACCAGAGAAAAATTTGCTGAAATCTTCACTGGAAATGCTCTGGTAATAACTGATCCCAACGTACAGGCACAGGAAACAAGTAATTCTACACAAGCAACAGGAACTTCAGAGCAAGTAAGTAATGGAACAGACACAAATTTAAACAATAGAAATACAAATTCAGTGAGCGAGCCGGTAGATAGCAGTGCCACTTTGACTAAGGATGAAATGCAGAATATCAAAGGGATGTGGATTGGACCTGCAGGAGGTATTCTAGGATTCATTGTGAATGTTGCATGGAGAAGAGTAACTAAAGGTAAATATGGAGCTACAGATGTCTTGCTTTGGATGTCGGAACTAATTTGTGGTAAAGATTTTGATAATGATGGATGGATAGGAGTTCCACCCGAAGCACGAAGAGCAGGAGTAAATGGTAGTGGATATAGAGCTAAGAGTCGGCGCAGATAA